The following coding sequences lie in one Arthrobacter sp. PGP41 genomic window:
- a CDS encoding amidase, translating to MTELHYLDASSALRLFRTRELSPVELLDALIARTEAVNGSINALTETLFDEARVAARQAATRYARGRDIAPLLGLPVAAKEKHGLRGRTLSQGLLARKGDIAAADHPVIERIKHAGGIIHARTTTPEYSCATVTHSPLWGVTRNPWNLRYSPGGSSGGSGAALAAGLAPLATASDIAGSTRLPAAFTGTVGFKAPYGRIPGLAPLSADHYRGDGPMGRTVADTALLANVMAGKHPGDHTSLAGVPHLASAPGAADAAAGMRIALCVRLGNYPVAADVEANTRAVASALREAGAVVEEIELPWTTELISRTIFTHFGYLLGPAMEDETEGTAETLASYTRRFMADARRAAEQNRYLDGVRAETRIQAELAAAMAGYDALICPASAVASLDADGDYLDGIDLDGTGEGRHLEHYWEGHMTAPFNIANRCPVLAVPSGTAGCGIPTGVQIVGHPFDDATVFRVGSAVEAVRPWSDRRPEFLAG from the coding sequence ATGACGGAACTGCACTACCTTGACGCGTCCAGCGCGCTGAGGCTGTTCCGGACGCGGGAGCTTTCGCCGGTGGAACTCCTCGACGCGCTGATAGCAAGGACGGAAGCGGTCAACGGGTCCATCAACGCCCTGACCGAAACGCTGTTCGACGAAGCCAGGGTGGCCGCCAGGCAGGCGGCCACCCGCTATGCCCGGGGCAGGGACATCGCCCCGCTTCTGGGACTCCCGGTGGCCGCGAAGGAAAAGCATGGCCTCCGTGGCCGCACTCTTTCACAGGGGCTGCTTGCCAGGAAGGGCGACATCGCAGCGGCGGACCATCCCGTCATCGAACGCATCAAGCACGCCGGCGGCATCATCCATGCCCGCACCACTACACCCGAGTACAGCTGCGCCACGGTAACCCACAGCCCGTTGTGGGGCGTCACCCGGAATCCGTGGAACCTGCGGTACTCCCCGGGCGGCTCGTCCGGAGGTTCGGGGGCCGCGCTGGCGGCAGGGCTGGCTCCACTGGCCACAGCCTCGGACATTGCCGGCTCCACCAGGCTGCCGGCAGCGTTCACCGGAACGGTGGGCTTCAAGGCCCCGTACGGACGGATTCCCGGGCTGGCTCCGCTCTCCGCGGACCACTACCGTGGCGACGGCCCCATGGGCCGGACCGTGGCGGACACCGCGCTGCTAGCCAACGTCATGGCCGGAAAGCATCCCGGCGACCACACCTCACTTGCCGGAGTACCGCACCTGGCCTCGGCCCCGGGTGCTGCGGATGCCGCCGCCGGAATGCGGATCGCACTGTGTGTCAGGCTGGGCAACTACCCGGTGGCCGCGGACGTGGAAGCCAACACCCGCGCCGTGGCGTCAGCACTGCGTGAGGCCGGAGCCGTGGTGGAGGAAATCGAACTTCCCTGGACCACGGAGCTGATCAGCCGCACAATATTCACCCATTTCGGCTACCTGCTAGGGCCGGCCATGGAGGACGAAACCGAGGGCACCGCCGAAACGCTCGCCTCCTACACCCGCAGGTTTATGGCAGACGCCCGGCGGGCTGCCGAGCAAAACCGCTACCTCGATGGCGTGCGCGCGGAGACCCGCATCCAGGCTGAACTTGCCGCGGCGATGGCAGGGTACGACGCCCTCATCTGCCCGGCCTCCGCGGTGGCGTCGCTCGATGCCGACGGCGACTATCTGGACGGCATCGATCTTGACGGAACCGGCGAGGGGAGGCACCTGGAGCACTACTGGGAAGGCCACATGACGGCGCCCTTCAACATCGCCAACCGGTGCCCGGTCCTCGCGGTGCCCAGCGGAACCGCCGGTTGCGGAATCCCCACGGGGGTGCAGATCGTGGGACATCCGTTCGATGACGCGACAGTCTTCCGGGTGGGCAGCGCTGTGGAAGCCGTTCGGCCGTGGAGTGACCGGCGGCCGGAGTTCCTGGCCGGCTGA
- a CDS encoding M20 family metallo-hydrolase, with protein sequence MNSAAFLSDFHHVATIGATANNGVDRQAATAEDALTREWFAAWVQDAGWELRVDGIGNMFGLLEWVPGAPYIIIGSHLDSQPLGGRFDGAYGVIAALHAARRLDAEVAEGAELPQFNLAVVNWFNEEGGRFAPSIMGSSVYAGLLDREKMLAVGDLQGTTVREALAGIGYLGTAEAPDAAGYAEIHIEQGRILEREGINIGLVDSSWYTQKLDIEVLGEQSHTGATAMADRHDALVAASKIILMVHDVTKDFADEAIVSSVGQLTLEPNSPIVVARRVHLVADLRSGDPDIVKAARAKLLKDIDVLAREHDIKVNVKDFDIRPIRRFPEAGLELADKVAANLGLSARRIQTMAGHDSVAMNTVAPSVMLFIPSVDGVSHCEREFTTDADMVAGVDMLTGIARELVAGALAETPAPSAAALA encoded by the coding sequence ATGAATTCAGCAGCTTTCCTGTCCGATTTCCATCATGTGGCCACCATCGGCGCCACGGCGAACAACGGCGTGGACCGCCAGGCGGCAACCGCCGAGGACGCGCTCACCCGCGAGTGGTTCGCCGCCTGGGTGCAGGACGCCGGGTGGGAACTCCGGGTGGACGGAATCGGCAATATGTTCGGGCTGCTGGAGTGGGTGCCCGGGGCGCCGTACATCATTATCGGTTCCCACCTGGACAGCCAGCCGCTGGGAGGCCGCTTCGACGGCGCCTACGGCGTGATTGCCGCGCTGCACGCGGCACGCCGGCTGGATGCGGAGGTTGCTGAGGGAGCGGAGCTGCCGCAGTTCAACCTGGCGGTGGTGAACTGGTTCAACGAAGAAGGCGGGCGCTTCGCACCGAGCATCATGGGCAGTTCCGTGTACGCGGGGCTGCTGGACCGGGAAAAGATGCTGGCAGTAGGGGACCTGCAGGGGACCACCGTCCGCGAGGCCCTGGCAGGCATCGGGTACCTCGGCACGGCCGAGGCCCCTGATGCCGCCGGCTACGCCGAAATCCACATCGAACAGGGCCGCATCCTGGAACGGGAAGGCATCAACATCGGCTTGGTGGACAGCAGCTGGTACACCCAGAAGCTGGACATCGAAGTACTGGGAGAACAGTCGCACACCGGTGCCACGGCCATGGCCGACCGGCACGACGCGTTGGTGGCCGCCTCCAAGATCATCCTGATGGTGCACGATGTCACCAAGGACTTCGCGGACGAGGCGATCGTCTCGTCGGTGGGCCAGCTGACCCTGGAGCCGAACTCACCCATCGTGGTGGCCCGGCGGGTGCATCTGGTGGCGGACCTGCGTTCGGGCGATCCGGACATCGTCAAGGCAGCCCGGGCCAAGCTCCTGAAGGACATCGACGTGCTGGCACGCGAGCACGACATCAAAGTGAACGTCAAGGACTTCGACATCCGTCCCATCCGGCGCTTTCCCGAGGCTGGACTGGAATTGGCGGACAAGGTTGCGGCCAACCTGGGCCTCTCCGCACGGCGGATCCAGACCATGGCCGGCCACGATTCGGTGGCCATGAATACGGTGGCTCCGTCGGTGATGCTGTTCATCCCCAGCGTGGACGGCGTCTCGCACTGCGAGCGGGAGTTCACCACCGACGCCGACATGGTGGCCGGGGTGGACATGCTCACCGGGATTGCGCGCGAACTCGTCGCCGGTGCCTTGGCCGAAACGCCTGCTCCGTCCGCGGCCGCCCTCGCATGA
- a CDS encoding MFS transporter, with product MTINTRTSQDAGLRAAAAATFVVFGINGLVFASWAARIPAVTEILAITSGQMGTLLLCTAVGSLLALPTAGLVVGKIGTANTVRFGGLLAALAGVGIALSLSVASVPGTAIALFFFGIAIGLWDVSQNIEGADVEHKLRRTIMPQFHAAFSGGAFVGALIGAGLSNLGIGLPLHLLVIAGIVVLVTLTAPRYFLPHIPTSTPDGEPKPAKGPSAWRDSRTLLIGVVVLGATLTEGAGNDWIAKASVDGLGTSESAGALMFALFVLAMTAMRFLGGRVIDKYGRTAVLRASMGAAALGLCLFVLAGNVWLAAVGAALWGVGAALAFPMGMSAAADDPKHAAARVSVVSTLGYISFLAGPPLLGYLGDLTGIHLALLAILAPILLALLLAGAAKPLKAG from the coding sequence ATGACCATCAATACCCGTACCTCGCAGGACGCCGGACTAAGGGCAGCCGCAGCCGCCACCTTCGTGGTCTTTGGCATCAATGGCCTGGTTTTCGCCAGTTGGGCCGCCAGGATCCCTGCCGTCACGGAGATCCTGGCCATCACCTCCGGGCAGATGGGCACGCTGCTGCTGTGTACCGCCGTGGGGTCACTGCTGGCACTGCCCACCGCGGGCCTGGTGGTGGGCAAGATTGGAACCGCCAACACAGTGCGGTTTGGCGGGCTCCTGGCTGCCCTTGCAGGGGTGGGCATCGCCTTGTCGCTCTCCGTGGCATCGGTCCCCGGCACGGCAATCGCGCTGTTCTTCTTCGGCATAGCCATCGGCCTGTGGGACGTGTCCCAGAACATTGAAGGCGCCGACGTCGAGCACAAGCTGCGGCGCACCATCATGCCCCAGTTCCACGCGGCATTCAGCGGCGGCGCCTTTGTGGGCGCGCTGATCGGTGCCGGCCTTTCCAACCTCGGCATCGGCCTGCCCCTGCACCTGCTGGTCATCGCCGGCATCGTGGTTCTGGTGACGCTGACCGCGCCCCGCTACTTCCTTCCGCACATCCCAACGTCCACCCCGGACGGTGAACCGAAACCGGCCAAGGGCCCGTCAGCATGGCGGGACAGCCGGACCCTGCTCATCGGCGTGGTGGTCCTGGGGGCCACACTGACGGAAGGTGCGGGCAATGACTGGATTGCGAAAGCCTCCGTGGACGGGCTGGGCACCTCCGAGTCCGCCGGTGCCTTGATGTTTGCCCTCTTTGTCCTGGCGATGACGGCCATGCGGTTCCTCGGCGGCCGGGTCATCGACAAGTACGGCCGGACTGCCGTGCTGCGGGCCAGCATGGGAGCTGCCGCCTTGGGCCTGTGCCTCTTTGTGCTTGCCGGAAACGTTTGGCTGGCGGCCGTGGGGGCGGCATTGTGGGGTGTTGGGGCCGCGCTGGCCTTCCCCATGGGGATGTCGGCGGCGGCGGATGATCCGAAACATGCAGCAGCCAGGGTCTCCGTTGTATCAACCCTTGGCTATATCTCGTTCCTGGCAGGACCCCCCCTCCTGGGATACTTGGGCGACCTCACCGGCATCCACCTGGCGCTCCTGGCCATCCTTGCGCCGATCCTGCTTGCCCTGCTCCTGGCGGGGGCAGCCAAACCCCTCAAGGCGGGGTAG
- a CDS encoding ABC-F family ATP-binding cassette domain-containing protein, with translation MAHIDVSGIDYFLSDGTQLLNGVTFKVPDGTKTALIGPNGTGKTTLFRIIAGDLLPDEGVIGRSGTMGIMRQFVGQVRDGSTVRDLLVSAAPPALAAAAREVDDAELAMVENDDEPSQMRYAQAIVDWGDAGGYDVETVWDEVCMAALGLPFDRAQHRPASSLSGGEQKRLVLEALFAGPDDLLLLDEPDNYLDVPGKRWLEDKLNESKKTVFFISHDRELLNNAAGRIVTLEPGINGAGAWIHGGGFGSYVEARADRNARFEELRKRWDEEHVKLKELVNMYKNKAAFRSDMANRYHAAQTRLAKFLEIGPPEALPIEQNVRMRLKGGRTAKRAIVAESLELTGLMKPFSTEVWFGDRVGVLGSNGSGKSHFLRLLATGGTDPEREHLPVSDVEIAEVPHEGTVKLGARIRPGFFAQTHVRPDLLGKTLLEILHRGDEHRSGLGREAAAGALDGYGLAGQSEQKYESLSGGQQARFQILLLQLSGATLLLLDEPTDNLDLHSAEALERAIDHFEGTVLAVTHDRWFARTFDRFLVFGSDGKVYESPEPVWDEKRVERAR, from the coding sequence GTGGCCCATATTGACGTTTCCGGTATCGATTACTTCCTCTCCGACGGCACCCAGCTGCTCAACGGAGTGACCTTCAAGGTCCCGGACGGCACCAAGACTGCCCTGATCGGCCCCAACGGCACCGGCAAGACCACCCTGTTCCGGATTATTGCCGGAGACCTGCTGCCGGATGAAGGCGTCATCGGACGGTCCGGGACCATGGGCATCATGCGCCAGTTCGTGGGCCAGGTCCGGGACGGCTCCACGGTCCGCGACCTCCTGGTGTCCGCAGCCCCGCCGGCCCTGGCCGCAGCGGCGCGGGAGGTGGACGACGCGGAGCTCGCCATGGTGGAGAACGACGACGAGCCCAGCCAGATGCGCTACGCCCAGGCCATCGTGGACTGGGGAGACGCGGGCGGCTACGACGTCGAGACCGTCTGGGACGAGGTCTGCATGGCCGCGCTGGGACTCCCCTTTGACCGCGCGCAGCACCGCCCGGCGTCGAGCCTTTCCGGCGGCGAGCAGAAGCGCCTGGTGCTTGAAGCCCTCTTCGCCGGCCCCGACGACCTGCTGCTGCTCGACGAACCGGACAACTACCTGGACGTTCCCGGCAAGCGCTGGCTCGAGGACAAACTCAACGAGTCCAAAAAGACGGTCTTCTTCATCAGCCACGACCGTGAACTGCTGAACAACGCCGCGGGACGCATCGTCACGCTGGAACCGGGAATCAACGGCGCCGGAGCCTGGATCCACGGCGGCGGCTTCGGCTCGTACGTGGAGGCGCGGGCGGACCGGAATGCGCGTTTCGAGGAACTGCGCAAGCGCTGGGACGAGGAGCACGTCAAGCTCAAGGAACTCGTCAACATGTACAAGAACAAGGCAGCCTTCCGCTCCGACATGGCCAACCGGTACCACGCGGCCCAGACCCGCCTGGCAAAGTTCCTGGAGATCGGTCCGCCCGAGGCACTGCCGATCGAGCAGAACGTCCGGATGCGGCTTAAGGGCGGACGAACCGCCAAGCGTGCCATCGTTGCCGAGTCGCTGGAACTGACGGGCTTGATGAAGCCGTTCTCCACCGAAGTGTGGTTCGGTGACCGGGTGGGCGTCCTGGGGTCCAACGGCTCAGGAAAATCGCACTTCCTGCGGCTGCTCGCCACAGGCGGCACCGATCCGGAACGCGAGCACCTGCCCGTCTCCGACGTGGAAATCGCCGAAGTGCCGCACGAGGGTACGGTAAAGCTGGGAGCCCGCATCCGTCCCGGCTTCTTTGCCCAGACCCATGTCCGGCCGGACCTCCTGGGCAAGACGCTGCTGGAAATCCTGCACCGCGGCGACGAGCACCGCTCCGGCCTGGGCCGGGAGGCAGCGGCCGGGGCACTGGACGGCTACGGTCTTGCCGGCCAGTCCGAGCAGAAGTATGAGTCCCTCTCCGGGGGCCAGCAGGCCCGGTTCCAGATCCTGCTCCTGCAGTTGAGCGGCGCAACGCTGCTGCTCCTCGACGAGCCTACCGACAACCTGGACCTGCACTCCGCGGAGGCACTGGAGCGGGCCATCGACCACTTCGAAGGCACCGTCCTCGCCGTGACGCACGACCGCTGGTTCGCCCGGACGTTCGACCGCTTCCTGGTGTTCGGATCCGACGGCAAGGTGTACGAATCGCCGGAACCGGTGTGGGACGAGAAACGCGTGGAGCGCGCCCGCTAA
- a CDS encoding DeoR/GlpR family DNA-binding transcription regulator, whose translation MKTDERHRTIAELLRRRQEVTVEELTVACDASGATIRRDLEILAANGVLRRVHGGARSLIGRGENPGYGQRELEDRDSKKRIAAAVAGLLVDREHVWLDSGSTATEVARALFARELTIMPMSLRSLNVLAGGDAAGTRPALLLPGGGLIPGELSFRGPMAESNIRSLRFDTAVLTPCAVDLKDGILAHDIDDAAVKRAGLESAGRVVVAVSASKWDAQARALVSGLERVDVLVTDKKFSAEERAQLDQGSLEVVTV comes from the coding sequence ATGAAGACGGACGAGCGGCATCGCACCATTGCCGAACTGCTCCGCCGGCGCCAGGAGGTAACAGTGGAGGAGCTGACGGTTGCCTGTGACGCATCGGGGGCGACCATCCGCCGTGACCTTGAGATCCTGGCAGCGAACGGCGTTCTCCGCCGGGTCCACGGCGGAGCGCGCAGCCTCATTGGGCGGGGTGAAAATCCGGGCTACGGCCAGCGCGAGCTGGAGGACCGGGACTCCAAGAAACGCATCGCAGCCGCCGTGGCAGGCCTGCTGGTTGACCGTGAACATGTCTGGCTGGACAGCGGCAGTACCGCCACGGAGGTTGCCCGCGCCTTATTCGCGAGGGAACTGACCATCATGCCGATGTCACTCCGGTCTCTCAACGTCCTCGCGGGTGGCGACGCCGCAGGCACCCGCCCTGCCTTGCTGCTGCCCGGAGGCGGCTTGATCCCGGGCGAGCTGAGCTTCCGCGGCCCCATGGCTGAATCCAATATCCGTTCCCTGCGCTTTGATACGGCCGTCCTAACCCCCTGCGCCGTGGACCTCAAGGACGGCATCCTGGCCCACGATATCGATGATGCAGCAGTGAAACGGGCTGGCCTGGAATCCGCCGGGCGCGTGGTGGTTGCCGTCTCAGCATCCAAATGGGATGCGCAGGCGAGGGCGCTGGTCTCCGGGCTTGAGCGGGTGGACGTTCTGGTGACAGACAAGAAATTCAGCGCCGAAGAGCGCGCACAACTCGACCAAGGCTCCCTGGAAGTAGTGACTGTATGA